A window from Sphingobium sp. EM0848 encodes these proteins:
- a CDS encoding beta-ketoacyl synthase, translating into MKRVAVTGLGAITPVGKTVPESWRAVAAGESGIGPIEIERGHLVTCPIAAQVKDYDPADHFPARQLAMLDRVSQFAVITAREALAHSGIDRDDPALRQAPTIIGVGVGGMQTLDDNFARLYGEGKPRVHPFSVPKLMTNAPASQITMDLGLRGMALAVASACASGAHALGLAFRMVRSGEAKIAVAGGAEACITAGTMIGWEALRVLSDDTCRPFSRNRSGLVIGEGAATLILEEWDHAQARGATILAELTGFGANADAADLTSPNAESTMEAMRAALADARLTPADIGYINAHGTGTAMNDEVESAVIRAVFDGAPLPLVSSVKAVLGHSLGAAGALEAVMTVKALQEQLVPPTANCTEPDPALGLDFVADGARRTTVRHALSNSFAFGGLNAVLAFSAAGSRG; encoded by the coding sequence ATGAAACGGGTCGCCGTTACCGGACTCGGCGCGATCACCCCCGTGGGCAAGACCGTGCCGGAAAGCTGGCGCGCCGTCGCCGCGGGGGAGAGCGGCATCGGGCCGATCGAGATCGAGCGAGGCCATCTCGTCACCTGCCCCATCGCGGCGCAGGTGAAGGATTATGATCCCGCCGACCATTTTCCCGCCCGGCAATTGGCGATGCTCGACCGTGTTTCGCAATTCGCGGTCATCACCGCGCGCGAGGCGCTGGCGCACAGCGGCATCGACCGGGACGATCCCGCCCTGCGCCAGGCGCCGACGATCATCGGCGTCGGAGTCGGCGGCATGCAGACGCTGGATGACAATTTCGCCCGGCTCTATGGAGAGGGCAAGCCCAGGGTGCATCCCTTTTCCGTGCCCAAATTAATGACGAACGCCCCCGCCAGCCAAATCACCATGGATCTGGGCCTGCGCGGCATGGCACTGGCGGTCGCCAGCGCCTGCGCGTCGGGTGCCCATGCGCTGGGTCTGGCGTTCAGAATGGTGCGGTCGGGCGAAGCGAAGATCGCCGTCGCGGGCGGGGCGGAGGCCTGCATCACCGCGGGCACGATGATCGGGTGGGAAGCGCTGCGCGTGCTGTCCGACGACACGTGCCGCCCCTTTTCCCGTAACCGTTCGGGTCTGGTGATCGGCGAAGGCGCGGCGACGCTGATCCTCGAAGAATGGGACCATGCCCAGGCGCGGGGCGCGACCATATTGGCCGAACTGACGGGTTTCGGCGCAAATGCCGATGCCGCCGACCTGACCTCTCCCAATGCGGAGAGCACAATGGAGGCCATGCGGGCCGCACTGGCGGACGCGCGCCTCACCCCCGCCGACATCGGCTATATCAATGCCCACGGCACCGGGACCGCGATGAACGACGAGGTGGAAAGCGCCGTCATAAGGGCCGTGTTCGATGGCGCTCCGCTGCCGCTCGTGTCGTCGGTGAAGGCGGTGCTGGGGCACAGTCTGGGCGCCGCTGGCGCGCTGGAAGCAGTGATGACGGTCAAGGCGCTACAGGAACAATTGGTGCCCCCGACCGCGAATTGCACGGAACCGGACCCCGCGCTGGGGCTGGATTTCGTGGCCGATGGTGCGCGCCGGACGACCGTTCGCCATGCCCTGTCCAACAGCTTCGCCTTTGGCGGGTTGAACGCGGTGCTGGCATTTTCGGCGGCCGGATCGCGGGGCTGA
- a CDS encoding glycoside hydrolase family 3 N-terminal domain-containing protein: MIIDRRAVLTAALGGFLTLPFPRRALAANEVERVDELIARMTIEEKAGQMTCLADSFRPYNPPNPQVGIQNEKDLADEIRKGRVGCLFNGIGVAGARRAQEIALKQSRLGIPLLFAGDVIHGLKTIFPVTLGESASFDPALAERTARAMAVEATAAGLHLTFAPMVDVARDQRWGRVVEGAGEDVILGSLFAAARVRGFQGRDLRRDDSLLACPKHFAAYGAVAGGLEYGSVDISDETLRETHLPPFGSAFAAGALTTMAAFSEINGVPATADRDLLTDTLRGEMKFRGFVFSDYTADEELIAHGYAEDERDATRLAILAGVDMSMQSGLYIRHIPDLVKSGAVPMETVDVAVRRILYVKTAIGLFENPWRSLNEEAEKTRIFTPTHRALAREAGARSIVLLQNNGILPLDPARGQSIALIGPFGEDRANVYGPWAFYGDKGKGVDIASGLRAAMPDPAKLSIAQGCDILGPIEGGIAKAVEAARAADLVILAIGESQDMSGEAQSRTAIEIPPAQQALADAVAATGKPMIVLLRHGRALALHDGVANAQAILATWFLGSESGHAIADILFGKENPSAKLPVSFPWESGQEPFFYDRKSTGRPVIDNRTEYRSRYATTDNSARFPFGHGLSYSDFVLENLKLSDTALRWDRAIEITARLTNKGSRRGSEVVQLYMRDRVASRTRPIRELKRIERVTLGPGESRTVRFSLSRTDLQFVGAGSRIIAEPGLFDLWLGQSSNGGLHSQFTLYAAEQGTMPAK, encoded by the coding sequence ATGATCATCGACCGTCGCGCTGTCCTGACTGCCGCCCTTGGGGGCTTCCTGACCCTTCCATTTCCCCGCCGTGCCCTGGCCGCGAACGAGGTGGAGCGCGTGGACGAACTGATCGCACGCATGACGATCGAGGAAAAGGCGGGCCAGATGACCTGCCTGGCCGACAGCTTCCGTCCCTATAATCCACCCAATCCGCAGGTCGGCATCCAGAATGAAAAGGATCTGGCTGACGAGATTCGCAAAGGCCGGGTCGGATGTCTGTTCAACGGCATCGGCGTGGCGGGTGCCCGCCGCGCACAAGAGATCGCGCTCAAGCAAAGCCGCCTCGGCATCCCCCTGCTGTTTGCGGGCGATGTCATCCATGGCCTCAAGACCATCTTCCCGGTGACGCTGGGCGAATCGGCCAGCTTCGATCCCGCGCTGGCCGAACGCACCGCCCGCGCCATGGCGGTGGAAGCCACGGCGGCTGGCCTCCATCTGACCTTCGCCCCCATGGTCGACGTCGCCCGCGACCAGCGCTGGGGCCGTGTGGTCGAGGGGGCAGGGGAGGACGTCATCCTCGGCAGTCTCTTCGCTGCCGCCCGCGTGCGCGGCTTCCAAGGGCGCGACCTGCGCCGCGACGACTCCTTACTCGCCTGTCCCAAGCATTTTGCGGCCTATGGCGCCGTCGCTGGCGGCCTCGAATATGGCAGCGTCGACATTAGCGACGAAACCCTGCGTGAAACCCATCTGCCGCCCTTCGGTTCGGCCTTCGCGGCGGGGGCGCTGACCACCATGGCCGCCTTCAGCGAGATCAACGGCGTGCCCGCCACCGCCGATCGCGACCTGCTCACCGACACGCTGCGCGGCGAGATGAAGTTTCGCGGCTTCGTCTTTTCCGACTACACCGCCGATGAGGAACTGATCGCCCATGGCTATGCCGAGGATGAGCGCGACGCCACCCGCCTCGCCATCCTCGCCGGCGTGGACATGTCGATGCAGAGCGGCCTCTACATCCGCCACATCCCCGATCTGGTGAAAAGCGGCGCGGTGCCGATGGAGACGGTCGACGTCGCCGTCCGCCGCATCCTTTACGTCAAGACTGCCATCGGCCTGTTCGAAAACCCCTGGCGGTCGCTCAATGAGGAAGCGGAAAAGACCCGCATCTTCACTCCAACCCATCGCGCGCTGGCCCGCGAAGCCGGTGCGCGCTCTATCGTGCTGCTCCAGAACAACGGCATCCTCCCCCTCGATCCCGCCAGGGGCCAGAGCATCGCCCTTATCGGCCCCTTTGGGGAGGACAGGGCGAATGTCTACGGCCCCTGGGCCTTTTACGGTGACAAGGGCAAGGGCGTCGACATCGCCTCCGGCCTGCGCGCTGCCATGCCCGATCCGGCGAAACTCTCCATCGCACAGGGCTGTGACATTCTCGGCCCGATCGAAGGCGGCATCGCCAAGGCCGTGGAAGCCGCCAGAGCCGCCGATCTGGTCATCCTCGCCATCGGCGAATCGCAGGACATGTCTGGCGAGGCCCAGTCCCGTACCGCCATTGAAATCCCCCCGGCGCAGCAGGCGCTGGCCGACGCCGTCGCGGCCACGGGCAAGCCCATGATCGTCCTGCTCCGCCACGGTCGCGCGCTGGCGCTCCACGATGGCGTCGCGAACGCGCAGGCGATTCTCGCCACATGGTTCCTCGGCTCCGAATCCGGCCATGCCATTGCCGACATCCTGTTCGGCAAGGAAAACCCCTCCGCCAAGCTTCCGGTCAGCTTCCCCTGGGAATCGGGGCAGGAGCCGTTCTTCTACGACCGCAAATCGACCGGCCGCCCGGTGATCGACAATCGCACCGAATATCGGTCGCGCTATGCCACCACCGACAACAGCGCCCGTTTCCCCTTCGGCCATGGCCTGAGCTACAGCGATTTCGTGCTGGAGAATCTGAAGCTGTCCGACACGGCGCTCCGCTGGGACCGCGCCATTGAAATCACTGCCCGTCTCACCAACAAGGGCTCGCGCAGGGGCAGCGAAGTGGTGCAACTCTACATGCGCGACCGCGTGGCGAGCCGTACCCGCCCGATCCGGGAACTGAAACGAATCGAGCGCGTCACCCTTGGACCCGGCGAAAGCAGGACGGTCCGCTTCTCCCTCTCCCGCACCGATCTGCAATTTGTCGGGGCGGGGAGCAGGATCATCGCGGAACCGGGCCTGTTCGACCTGTGGCTGGGGCAGTCGTCCAATGGCGGCCTCCACAGCCAGTTCACCCTTTATGCGGCGGAGCAAGGCACTATGCCCGCTAAATAA
- a CDS encoding HlyD family type I secretion periplasmic adaptor subunit: MNYQLPSTFVADDETELFAHPELALRRSVRISLIAVAALFLCLFLLAAVIQTRGAVIGQGEVTVESRVKQIAHPNGGVIAEMFVKEGDRVQKGQKLMRLDSTVSATSAARMGDSVDQLLASRVRLMAERDGLTTLGFPAEMTRNPTPAARLAMAQEAQLFEARRRARAGEQAQYAERIRQAGEEIRALQAQAAAATKQSRLIAPEREGVKSLYERKLVTISRLNQLERTAADLEGTEASLGAQIAQSRARIAELRQQSIQADQTARAEAGNLLADVQSRLNDQEIRSVTAGDSYDRSLLRAPYAGIVDKLSYSTVGGVVPPMQTIMQIVPDSDRLTIEIHISPYDIDQLHLGQKAVARFTAFNLQSTPELTGTVARIAPERTVDDRTGNSFYKAEVEIDEQQLRRLGALQLKPGMPVECFVQTEKRSLLSYITKPLRDQFNRAFREN; the protein is encoded by the coding sequence ATGAATTACCAGTTGCCCAGCACCTTCGTCGCGGATGACGAGACGGAATTGTTCGCCCATCCCGAGCTTGCCCTGCGCCGCAGCGTCCGCATCAGCCTGATCGCGGTCGCCGCGCTGTTCCTGTGCCTGTTCCTGCTGGCGGCGGTCATCCAGACGCGCGGTGCGGTGATCGGTCAGGGCGAGGTGACGGTCGAGAGTCGCGTCAAGCAGATCGCCCATCCCAATGGCGGCGTCATCGCGGAAATGTTCGTCAAGGAAGGCGACCGGGTGCAGAAGGGGCAGAAGCTGATGCGGCTGGACAGCACCGTGTCAGCCACCAGCGCGGCCCGAATGGGCGACAGTGTCGACCAGTTGCTCGCCTCGCGCGTGCGCCTGATGGCCGAGCGCGACGGCCTCACCACGCTGGGCTTCCCGGCCGAAATGACGCGCAACCCCACGCCCGCCGCCCGGCTGGCGATGGCGCAGGAAGCGCAATTGTTCGAAGCCCGCCGGCGCGCCCGTGCCGGGGAACAGGCGCAATATGCCGAACGCATCAGGCAGGCGGGAGAAGAAATCCGCGCCTTGCAGGCGCAGGCTGCCGCAGCCACCAAGCAGTCGCGGCTCATCGCCCCGGAGCGGGAGGGCGTGAAGTCGCTCTACGAACGCAAGCTGGTCACCATTTCGCGCCTCAACCAGCTGGAGCGCACCGCGGCGGATCTGGAAGGCACGGAAGCCTCACTGGGCGCGCAGATCGCACAGAGCCGGGCGCGAATCGCGGAATTGCGACAACAGTCCATTCAAGCGGATCAGACGGCACGGGCCGAGGCGGGCAATCTGCTGGCCGATGTGCAATCGCGGCTCAACGACCAGGAAATCCGGTCCGTGACCGCCGGCGACAGCTATGACCGCAGCCTGCTGCGCGCGCCCTATGCCGGGATCGTCGACAAGCTGAGCTATTCGACCGTGGGCGGCGTGGTGCCGCCGATGCAGACGATCATGCAGATCGTTCCCGATTCCGACCGGCTGACCATCGAAATCCACATCAGCCCCTATGACATCGACCAGTTGCATCTGGGGCAGAAGGCCGTGGCCCGCTTCACCGCCTTCAACCTCCAGTCCACGCCCGAACTCACCGGAACGGTGGCGCGGATCGCCCCCGAACGGACAGTCGACGACCGGACCGGCAACAGCTTCTACAAGGCGGAAGTGGAGATTGACGAACAGCAGCTCCGTCGGCTGGGGGCTTTGCAACTCAAACCCGGAATGCCGGTCGAATGCTTCGTCCAGACGGAGAAACGGTCGCTGCTTTCCTATATAACCAAGCCGCTTCGTGACCAGTTCAACCGGGCGTTCCGGGAAAATTGA
- a CDS encoding type I secretion system permease/ATPase produces MQDDTHHALRELTAGSRSTLAGLLFLTGVQALFPIILAIYCILVFDVAMVARSGESLLGIVLLMLVALAFTTGLALLRSRIMLQFANAVDIRLGAATAAMRGRLAFSDGSRAQDMQIGHAQDSVRAAISGPGALAALDLAAFPLFLIILFLFSGWLALALAIAGLIGGAFLLSGWRRARSLVSAMLPALTERHLLTENYRRHHGLVRALGMRPTMVMERRKAERRVAIPAWTLDRLATTQGVVSTMLINSLFAALIAIGAVLAVFDRASLGIVIAAALLGWKAMAPFASVANSLPGLALGWQSLRNLGQLLAAAPAQPDRLPLPAPTSSLRAEQIAVAAPGTRTVLLRDVSFTLTQGTVLGIIGMAGSGKSSLLKVLAGIWPTLAGTVRLDDAAIDQWQDDMLARHVGYMPQTIDLFDGTIADNIAHFTANAQPDDIIEAATAAGIHDMIVRMPEGYLTQVGEEGCRLSVAERQRIALARALYGKPFLLLLDEPATHLDGRGQQALSEAVTKARARGAICIIVGNASATVDAADYILVLRDGAVQDFGPKQDVRQRLLDARKPGRTEKTGTPTADGQEQ; encoded by the coding sequence TTGCAGGACGACACGCATCACGCGCTGCGCGAGTTGACGGCGGGTAGCAGAAGCACGCTGGCGGGACTGTTGTTCCTTACCGGCGTGCAGGCGCTTTTCCCGATCATCCTTGCCATTTACTGCATTCTGGTTTTCGACGTGGCGATGGTGGCGCGCAGCGGCGAAAGCCTGTTGGGCATCGTTCTGCTGATGCTGGTCGCGCTGGCCTTCACGACCGGCCTTGCGCTGCTGCGGTCGCGAATCATGCTTCAGTTCGCCAATGCCGTCGACATCCGGCTAGGCGCGGCCACGGCGGCGATGCGCGGCCGGCTCGCCTTTTCCGACGGCAGCCGTGCCCAGGACATGCAGATCGGCCATGCGCAGGACAGCGTGCGCGCCGCGATCAGCGGTCCGGGCGCGCTGGCAGCATTGGACCTGGCCGCCTTTCCCCTATTCCTGATCATATTGTTCCTCTTCAGCGGCTGGCTGGCTCTGGCGCTGGCGATTGCCGGGCTGATCGGCGGCGCGTTCCTGCTGTCCGGCTGGCGGCGCGCGCGATCGCTTGTGTCCGCCATGCTCCCGGCACTGACGGAGCGCCATCTTCTGACCGAGAATTATCGCCGCCATCATGGCCTGGTCCGCGCGCTGGGCATGCGCCCGACCATGGTGATGGAACGGCGCAAGGCCGAACGCCGTGTGGCCATTCCCGCCTGGACTCTGGACCGGCTGGCCACGACCCAGGGTGTCGTCAGCACCATGCTGATCAATAGTCTGTTCGCGGCACTGATCGCGATCGGCGCCGTGCTGGCGGTGTTCGACCGGGCCAGTCTGGGCATCGTCATCGCTGCGGCGCTGCTGGGGTGGAAGGCCATGGCACCCTTTGCATCGGTCGCCAACAGCCTGCCGGGACTGGCACTGGGCTGGCAGTCATTGCGCAATCTGGGCCAGTTGCTGGCTGCGGCGCCCGCCCAGCCGGACAGGCTGCCACTCCCCGCGCCGACATCCAGCCTGCGGGCCGAACAGATCGCCGTGGCGGCCCCCGGCACCCGGACGGTTCTGCTGCGCGACGTGAGTTTCACCCTCACGCAGGGAACGGTGTTGGGAATTATCGGCATGGCCGGTTCCGGCAAATCCTCCCTGCTCAAGGTGCTGGCGGGGATATGGCCAACGCTGGCCGGCACGGTGCGGCTGGACGATGCGGCGATCGACCAGTGGCAGGACGACATGTTGGCGCGCCATGTCGGCTATATGCCGCAGACCATCGACCTGTTCGACGGCACGATTGCCGACAATATCGCGCACTTCACCGCCAATGCCCAGCCCGACGACATCATAGAGGCAGCAACGGCGGCGGGCATCCATGACATGATCGTGCGAATGCCCGAAGGTTATCTGACGCAGGTGGGCGAGGAAGGGTGCAGGCTGTCCGTCGCCGAGCGGCAGCGGATCGCGCTGGCAAGGGCCTTGTACGGCAAACCCTTCCTGCTGCTGCTGGACGAACCGGCGACCCATCTCGACGGGCGGGGGCAACAGGCGCTGAGCGAAGCCGTGACCAAGGCGCGGGCGCGGGGCGCCATCTGCATCATCGTCGGCAACGCATCGGCCACCGTCGATGCGGCGGATTATATATTGGTGCTGCGTGACGGCGCGGTACAGGATTTCGGGCCGAAACAGGATGTGCGGCAACGCCTGCTGGACGCGCGCAAGCCCGGCAGAACGGAAAAGACCGGGACGCCCACGGCGGACGGGCAGGAGCAGTGA
- a CDS encoding acyl carrier protein encodes MSVLEHIKEIVGKQIGRDPASLDETTDLAEAGYESLDVIETVFAIEEEFGIDVPFNANVGDSIQLRTVGDIVTVVEDALAKRQGA; translated from the coding sequence ATGTCTGTTCTGGAACATATTAAGGAAATCGTCGGCAAGCAGATCGGTCGCGATCCTGCGTCTCTCGATGAAACGACCGATCTGGCCGAGGCGGGCTATGAATCGCTGGACGTGATCGAAACGGTGTTCGCCATCGAGGAAGAATTCGGCATCGACGTGCCCTTCAACGCCAATGTCGGGGATTCGATTCAGTTGCGGACGGTGGGCGATATCGTCACCGTCGTCGAAGACGCGCTGGCGAAACGCCAGGGCGCATGA
- a CDS encoding acyltransferase — MTIDDELLKPERNNLTLVRLVLASAVILTHCYWQVHHVMGKDPLSDWLGAPLSVYAVDGFFFLSGFLVYGSLRRRAHVRRFMVSRLARMMPALCVSVLLTVAVGALFTTAPLPTYFGGETARFAAYNLTLQGGHYSLTGIPCGDAPCVVNGSLWTLRWEFLCYLALAVLGLTGLSRPRLVLTIVAPVTLIVALIVHVPAIAGLVHSLGGKGGTYWVENADRLWTLFAAGVVAEILRDRIKLSWLVLALLGLANVAAYRWNVNFHVQTLFVGYAVLCCGFLSARHGAVSGRWPDYSYGMYIYAFPVMVLLAGLLRTDNYLLLALASFVCTLPLAALSWHFVEQPVLDLVRTRRKGAVAKPQPAFGTT, encoded by the coding sequence ATGACGATCGACGACGAACTATTGAAACCGGAGCGGAACAATCTGACGCTGGTTCGTCTTGTTCTGGCCTCCGCCGTCATCCTGACCCATTGCTATTGGCAGGTGCATCACGTCATGGGGAAGGACCCGCTCAGCGATTGGCTCGGCGCGCCCTTGTCCGTCTATGCTGTGGACGGCTTCTTCTTCCTGAGCGGCTTTCTCGTTTACGGCAGCCTGCGGCGGCGGGCCCATGTGCGCCGCTTCATGGTGTCGCGTCTTGCCCGGATGATGCCGGCGCTGTGCGTGTCTGTCCTTTTGACGGTGGCCGTCGGAGCGTTATTCACCACCGCGCCGCTCCCGACCTATTTCGGCGGAGAGACGGCGCGCTTCGCCGCCTATAATCTGACGCTTCAGGGTGGTCATTACAGCCTGACCGGCATCCCGTGCGGCGACGCGCCCTGCGTCGTCAATGGATCTCTGTGGACGCTGCGCTGGGAATTTCTCTGCTATCTTGCGCTGGCGGTGCTGGGCCTGACCGGGCTGTCCAGGCCCCGGCTAGTGCTCACCATCGTGGCGCCCGTGACGCTGATCGTCGCGCTGATTGTTCATGTTCCGGCCATTGCCGGGCTTGTCCATTCGCTGGGCGGCAAAGGCGGCACCTATTGGGTGGAAAACGCGGATCGTCTGTGGACGCTGTTTGCCGCCGGTGTCGTGGCTGAAATCCTGCGCGACCGCATCAAACTGTCATGGCTGGTGTTGGCCTTGCTCGGCCTTGCCAATGTCGCGGCTTATCGCTGGAACGTCAATTTCCATGTCCAGACGCTGTTCGTGGGCTATGCGGTGCTGTGTTGCGGCTTTCTGTCAGCGCGCCATGGCGCCGTTTCGGGGCGTTGGCCCGACTATAGCTATGGCATGTATATCTATGCCTTCCCCGTCATGGTTTTGCTGGCGGGATTGTTGCGGACCGACAATTACCTGTTGCTGGCGCTGGCCAGCTTTGTCTGCACCCTGCCGCTGGCAGCGCTGTCCTGGCATTTTGTCGAACAGCCGGTGCTGGATCTGGTGCGAACGCGCCGCAAAGGCGCGGTTGCCAAACCGCAGCCAGCTTTCGGTACGACCTGA
- a CDS encoding glycosyltransferase family 2 protein: MSYLPAQSLPGLSGVQGVKHIDLDRADAAPFAAASEAMTVFWRSGYAVGHVLRLDDGREKRVETGTPPARPASLPPLSVSVVICTRDRPEELKRCLASLPQQSVTPSEIVVVDNASRDGRTREVALEAGVVYVREDRPGLDFARNTGAMRATADIIAYTDDDVLLHPQWLEHLLAAFDEPSIGAVTGLVLPGELETAAQRHFESFWSFGQGYDRIDFRAADFAATSAQAVFPAWKVGAGASMAFRRDVFDRVGLFDERLDVGQAGCSGDSEYWYRLLAAGIDCRYEPTAIAFHFHRRAMEGLSHQIYSYMRGHAAALMVQNERTGLRCNLRQALWWMPRWYAGRIWRRLWQGRTIEDRFLKQEVTGYFAGLLFYWRQKRPHG, encoded by the coding sequence GTGTCATATCTTCCTGCACAATCCTTGCCGGGCCTGTCCGGCGTGCAAGGTGTCAAGCATATCGATCTCGACAGGGCGGACGCCGCCCCGTTTGCCGCGGCAAGCGAAGCCATGACCGTTTTCTGGCGTTCCGGCTATGCGGTGGGCCATGTTCTGCGGCTGGACGACGGCCGGGAAAAACGCGTGGAGACCGGCACCCCGCCCGCACGCCCCGCTTCCCTGCCGCCGCTGAGCGTCAGCGTGGTGATCTGCACCCGCGACCGGCCGGAAGAGCTGAAGCGCTGCCTCGCTTCGCTTCCGCAACAAAGCGTCACGCCCAGCGAAATCGTGGTCGTCGACAATGCCTCGCGCGACGGGCGCACCCGCGAAGTCGCGCTGGAGGCAGGCGTCGTCTATGTGCGGGAGGACCGGCCGGGGCTGGATTTCGCCCGCAACACCGGCGCCATGCGCGCCACCGCCGATATCATCGCCTATACGGACGACGATGTGCTGTTGCACCCGCAATGGCTGGAGCATCTGCTGGCCGCCTTCGACGAGCCGTCCATCGGCGCGGTGACCGGGCTGGTGCTGCCGGGCGAGCTGGAAACGGCGGCGCAACGCCATTTCGAAAGCTTCTGGAGTTTCGGCCAGGGCTATGACCGGATCGATTTTCGCGCCGCCGATTTTGCGGCGACCTCCGCCCAGGCCGTCTTTCCCGCGTGGAAGGTCGGCGCGGGGGCCAGCATGGCCTTCCGCCGCGATGTTTTCGACAGGGTCGGCCTGTTCGACGAGCGGCTGGATGTCGGACAGGCGGGCTGTTCGGGCGATTCGGAATATTGGTACCGCCTGCTCGCGGCGGGGATCGATTGCCGTTACGAACCCACAGCCATCGCCTTCCACTTCCATCGCCGGGCGATGGAAGGGCTGTCTCACCAGATCTATTCCTACATGCGGGGTCATGCGGCGGCGCTGATGGTGCAGAACGAACGCACCGGGCTGCGCTGCAACCTTCGGCAAGCATTGTGGTGGATGCCGCGCTGGTATGCGGGGCGGATATGGCGGCGGCTGTGGCAGGGCCGAACCATCGAGGATCGCTTTCTGAAGCAGGAAGTCACCGGCTATTTCGCAGGCCTCCTATTCTACTGGCGGCAGAAGCGCCCCCATGGCTGA
- a CDS encoding glycosyl hydrolase codes for MRRFFSVVMLWGLCSAPLSAVAREGARPDRIEQPEKIGVGTWPLHGDARMIRDIDRLGAHWFYSWTKREPKSDPRFVPMHWGMQDRAGQTYAVMLAFNEPDEPKQAAMTVEEALAQWPRLMAAATRLSSPATSREQTLGEQSWLGRFMAEAERRDYRVDFIAVHYYTQDPDIGLFKRFLEQVHAQYGRPVWVTEWALADWNRPDRFSAAQQQAFFEGAVQMMDDLDFVERHAWFGAYAGLDNLDLGSALLTRDGRLTPLGDAFRAAAQGALRGPGCASGLKGAVSGAVPPAPC; via the coding sequence GTGCGCCGGTTTTTTTCGGTTGTCATGCTTTGGGGCCTGTGTTCCGCTCCTTTATCTGCCGTTGCGCGGGAAGGGGCGCGGCCCGACAGGATCGAGCAGCCCGAAAAGATCGGTGTCGGCACCTGGCCGCTCCACGGTGATGCACGGATGATCCGCGATATCGACAGGCTCGGCGCTCACTGGTTCTATAGCTGGACAAAGCGGGAACCCAAATCGGATCCGCGTTTCGTGCCGATGCATTGGGGCATGCAGGACCGGGCCGGACAAACCTATGCCGTCATGCTGGCGTTCAACGAGCCGGACGAACCGAAACAGGCCGCCATGACGGTGGAGGAGGCCCTGGCGCAATGGCCGCGCCTGATGGCGGCCGCCACCCGCCTGTCGTCCCCCGCCACATCGCGCGAACAGACGCTGGGCGAGCAATCATGGCTGGGGCGTTTCATGGCGGAGGCGGAGCGGCGGGATTATCGCGTCGATTTCATCGCAGTCCATTATTATACGCAGGACCCGGACATCGGCCTGTTCAAACGCTTTCTGGAGCAGGTCCATGCCCAATATGGCCGCCCCGTCTGGGTCACGGAATGGGCGCTGGCGGACTGGAACAGGCCGGATCGCTTTTCCGCTGCCCAGCAGCAGGCCTTTTTCGAAGGCGCGGTGCAGATGATGGACGATCTCGACTTTGTGGAACGCCATGCCTGGTTCGGCGCCTATGCCGGGCTGGACAATCTGGACCTGGGATCGGCGCTGCTGACCCGCGATGGCCGGCTGACCCCGCTTGGCGATGCGTTCCGCGCCGCCGCGCAGGGCGCCCTCAGGGGGCCGGGATGCGCATCCGGACTGAAGGGCGCAGTGTCGGGGGCAGTGCCACCAGCCCCCTGCTGA